AGAGATTAACTATTTGATAACTTCCACGCGGTCCTAATATAGTTCCATATCCAATTAAAATCTTATTTGAAGGAGTCAAGCCACTGTTTTTCTCTCTCCTGTATTGCCTGTCCTAGACTTGGCTGCTGCACCCTCTTGGTTAACCTATCACAACTATTTATCGTTAGTACTCTAACTAATGAAAATCATTCCGATGAAAATCATTCCAACCAATGAATTCacgatatatgtatatatagtttttcTTTCCACCAATCATGTCCATGCAGTGGGATTTAAAACGATTTTTATTGGTCAGGAGTATTACTCCAGGAGTACTGTAAAATTTCTCGTCATCGTAGGTGAGATGATTGTTGTAAAGAAAAAAATGTTAGAAATCTTTAGATTTTATCATAATATTAGATAAACACTAATTGTCCAGATGTTCGAATAAGATGATTTTCACAAACACTTAATAACAGTCAGAAGAGCGTACTTTGATCCATGACGATTATAATCGAGTTCTTCGGAAATCACGAGAATTGTGTTTCTCTCACTTTAAcctttagattttatttttattataatctgAATGTATGATAAAATTAGGATGTTCTcagtgtaattttttatttatattaaaattttaattattattaccaattatttaaatatgaacctcaaatatatgaaaaatggtaaaagtaaaaaactgtaaaaaacaaaaaaaaagtgaaaacagtaaaaaaaaaacagaaaaactggtaaaataaaaaaacaaaaacataaaaaatgtgaaaatcttgaaaatatagaaaaatgtgaaaacgggTTACCATATGGCAATATATTTGTGAGGTACAAAATTTAtgggaaaaaaaaatgaagggctcatttgttttacctactattTGTGATTGCTATTTTCAGTATAAAGTTAAATAGaaaatcactaaccaaacacttaaaattctCCCTCGGGAACTGAAAAGCAATCAAAAGCATCAAATAGAATAACAAAACACTCAAAAAGCAAAAAGGGAACTTTAACCTACACTCCTTTTCAAAATTCACTCGAGGCTACATGTTTTCAATATGCTCAATCTGAAgtagtttcttttttatttatttcttttccattGACATTTTTAACATTCTTGAGGATTCTAAACCgtttactgctttaaccttgaAATTGTTCAATTCCTTTGACATTTATGCTGCATGCTCGAGGAAGAAGGAAAATTGGACTgtttaaaggaaaaaaataatatcaaccTTGACTCATGAAATTGACTTTTGAGTTCTTCAATTCTTAAGTAGTTGTCtgaacttttatttatttatttattattagtattaattataaatagaggCCTTATGGTTATACGGATTTGCAGATAGATATTTgtattatttttctttacaagTGCAAATCctatgatatttttctttacatattcAATCACGTGGTCgtaaaattttgcatttttttttactttgccagatatggccgataacgacttcaaaatgaaaattttcaagaattaaagttgtttagtattatATTTACTGTgtaccatatttttaatttttcaaaatcatcattttttagttttctctctctaaacattaacattttctctcataaaaaaacaaaacctaaatgatctcaaccttaaaagttgaaaaattaaagttgcttaaaatatcatttaactcttgaaaattttaatttcgaggtcgttatcggtcaaattatGACAAAGTGAAtccaaatgcaaaattttgcaaaccacaagattgcgtttgcaaaaaaagaaaaataccacaAGTATCTATCTGCAAATCAGCGAAACCACAGATCATCTATATGTAAttccgttattattattatttgtccAATTTCTTGATTCGAGGCTCGTCACGAACCGTTTAGATCccaattaaagttttatgcaaatgctATAACTTTAACTCGAAATTTAGCTTAAATGATTTGAGGCTCTTAACTGCTCCACCAAACCTTAATTAGTTTGTCTTAactttttttgttttcaatttctTTGGTTTTAAGAAATGCACTGAAACTCTTATATTGTATTAAAATAGTTTTATCGTGCATTGAAACTCTTATTTTCTTTTGCAATTTCTAAACACAGATTGATTGACTTATTACATACGAGATGAAAGCATCTCCTAGTTGACCAGCGATAGTGCTGCCATCTAGCTTGAAATTGGGTCAATAAGTTAACCTTGGGTCAAGTTTTCTTCTTTTAACTTCAATTTCTGATCAAGCTTGAAatgtactttgtaaaaaataagttgcattttttatcattttatcttTATTTCCTCACCTTACAatgaatgaatttttttttactgctTGTGAAATTAAAGCTAGGGTCATGCTTGCCTATTCTAGCTAAGACAAGGGTAACAGATTTACATTTACATTTCGGAAAATTTCTACAATGAGCCAGGACCTGTACTGGTCATTGTCTGCAGTAGAACTTTCCTCTGTTTAGTGTCACGTGCGGCCAAAAAGTCATCCACGGCACCGGGTTCAGTGATTGTGAGAATTCCGCCCGTGACATTAGTCATGGGGTCATGGCCAATTCAGTGGTTCCCATTCCCAAAGTGGTTGAACTAAATGATCAACCATCTCCCAGTTGGCACATTCTTCTGTTCTTGTGCTTGTGAGATCACCATGATCTCCTGCTGAGTTTGAAGTCTCAGAGGAGCTTGCATTATCCACCATTCTGGTGTTTTGAGCAGATGTTGTAGCAGTGTCACCTGCAAGTACTTGTGTCTCTCTTGTCACAACTTCTACGGGGCGTCTGTCAAATGCTCTACAACTTCCCGATGTTACATAAACTCGACACAAACTGAATTCATGTCTCAGCTGCACATTAGAAATCATAAACAAAGAAAAGGTTGTTGATTAGAATTgaaacataacgtaacttaacataaCGTGTGCATTactatttcatatttttcatacCTTAGGAACAGTAGTACTCGACGAGTCAGCTACTCCTTCGATGGCTCTATACTCATTCATCTTCCATACGGTTTTTCTTCCTGTAGGTATTCTCCCCTTGTAGAAAACCATGGTTTTCTTGACTCCAATCACTTTGTTATCTGATGAGTAAACATAACCAGGAGAACCAGTAGCTTTCCAGTACCCGGATGCTGTTGTGCGGCTCGGTCTTCCTCCCCTTGCTTCTCTTTCTTGTCTTGGTGTAAAGAAGAACCACTGCTCAGTGTCTCCTCGACACAGTTCTCCAGCAAGTTCtgcaaaaacaaacaaactttATAGGTACTATTCAACATCTACTTCAATTATTTCATGAACAAAAAACACAATTGTATTACTTGGGAGATTCCATGGCTCCATGTTGTAAATGTCTGTAATAGGAATGACACGGTGTACTTCTTCTCTTTTGCCTTCCAGCTTGTTATGAAGATAGAAGGAAATTAGCTCTTCTTCTGTTGGATAAAAGCGCATACCAGGTGGGAATTCTTCTATTCTTTCTGTGCATTGCTTTTTTTCCATTCTTGAATGCTcggctatgttgcacggaaatggAAATGAATCTAACACAGAAATGGAAACAGATATTTGGAAacgttgttttttttaaaatatagctAGAAAACAGtaatgaaaatggaaaaaaacttAAGAAATAAAAGAGGAGTttagtttccgtgcaacatagatgcTTGGTGTTGCCTGTTGATACTAGTGTTACAGGTTTATACTTAGGGAAAGGATTTGCCGAGTGAATGGAGAAAAAATTGGCAGAGATTAACTATTTGATAACTTCCACGCGGTCCTAACACAGTTCTATATCCAATTAAAATCTCATTTGAACGAGTCAAGCCACTGTTTACTCTCTCTCCTGTATTGCCTATCCTAGACTTGGCTGCTGCACCCTTTTCGTTAAGCTATCATAACTATTGATTCGTTAATTAGTATTCTAGCTCGTTTTGTATACAATACATAGGAGATGATtggtataaaaaaaaatatatatacataagaCATTAATTAATTCGTCACATGTATTATTTTCGGAGTATCCTAAAACATTTCCCGGTTGTTAGGATATCAATTTTTAACACGTATGGAGATAATCCATAATCCGACACGTTTGGTACAATTATCATTATAAGACAATAGCTTGAATTGCTAGCCCTAGTTAGAAAAGAGGAAATTACATCCATGAcctctgaactttacacttGCTTTTATTATGGTGTCTCAACTTCAAAATCGAACATTATAGCCTCTGAACTTTATATTTTCCAAACATAAtaactcaaaatgaaaaatttaagaattaaagttgtttagagcCATATTTCCTATGAAACCagcgttttttattttccaaagcATAATTTTTGGATATTTCTTCCTCCTAATTAAAAAAGACACTTAAATGAtttcaaaacaaacaaaaaatcaGAGTAAAGTTACTTAGAATATTCTTTTTACGAATTTTACAATGAAGGGTTATCTACTATTAGAGTCATTATATTACTTAATATTAAAAGGTGTCATTattggtgaagctcttagtctagtggttgagagcttacctatgccttgggaggtcatcgGTGTAATCTACCGTATTAAAAGCTATGATGTTAGGGGTATACGTCAAACACTTTTTTAGTGTGAAATAGCTAAATCGTAGGCCCTTCTATACTTGGCAGGAGGTGAAGGCAAGTGCTATGCTTTCTTTTGTGGGTGGTCCTATCTGATTattaatacaaaaaccataattaaGTTGTTAAACTTTATTTGTTTTGAGAATCTGATAAATTATTCTTCTatacattgattttgttatggaatCGGTCCTTATTTAATGGTTCTTTAAAATGTCTTGTTTTTGGTGGATGAGGAGCCTTATCTTGTACAAATTggtctttatttatttatttatttatttctttataaATTCTTATTAATTTCAGTAACTGTGTTCAAGAACAAAGTGGTCTTGAGCATTTAGGCTTTTAGACACTCAAAATTGAGAATGCATTCTAATTTTCTCCTTCTAAGCTTCTTGGTCTTTTTTGGGCCACTTAGGCTGCCATGAGTTCTCCTAGGGGGATCGAaacaaaaaatgtttttttattattattttgatttttttgttttattatgaTTTAATTTTGAATATTGTTAAATGGTTTTCGGTGAATTGTGttctattatttttaaatatttttatttaattgctCTATACTTATTTTTATGATATGGTTGAAGA
The window above is part of the Euphorbia lathyris chromosome 3, ddEupLath1.1, whole genome shotgun sequence genome. Proteins encoded here:
- the LOC136223276 gene encoding NAC domain-containing protein 90-like, whose product is MEKKQCTERIEEFPPGMRFYPTEEELISFYLHNKLEGKREEVHRVIPITDIYNMEPWNLPKLAGELCRGDTEQWFFFTPRQEREARGGRPSRTTASGYWKATGSPGYVYSSDNKVIGVKKTMVFYKGRIPTGRKTVWKMNEYRAIEGVADSSSTTVPKLRHEFSLCRVYVTSGSCRAFDRRPVEVVTRETQVLAGDTATTSAQNTRMVDNASSSETSNSAGDHGDLTSTRTEECANWEMVDHLVQPLWEWEPLNWP